ATGCAGTCGGCGATTAAAAATCAAACGTTCCAGCCACGCATACGCCGAGCACATGTATATTGataggagaaagagaggaagggCTTTACCCGTGCGTGCGGGTATAATAAGTAAACGAAAGTTATGTAATTGGCAGAGCTGCGATGTGTTATAGTGGTGCCACAGCGCGACGACGGCTGTTTACGTTTTCGAGAAAAACACGAAAGCGTAAGGTGGCATCGTGCGACTCCCGAAAATCGGTCGAAAGCGTGTCTCATATGTCTATGCCTATATACAACGCGGCGTGGGGCGCCGGGGAAACGAGGAAAATACACGTGTTCACGAGGAATCGTGCACACTCAGATATTTTACAGCGCTTCTTAGGTAAATTTCGTCAACGTTTGATGGTttcgttatatttttaaaacaatcgtctggtttctttttcaatataatttcTATTGCATTTTTGCTAATTTCaagttcatttatataaaaaaagccGCATGATACTCGATTAATTACCGAGTGATTAATCCGTGTATTTATGACTTTGTAGTTCTCATTAATCGGCAATCCACAATTAAAATTGGCTTGCGTTATATAAAGTCATAACGCGAACATGTGCGTGGTTTCGATAAAAGAGTAAACAGTAAACGTAGAATTAATTAATCGTCGATAACGCTGAACGTAATAAGCGATTTATACATCTTGATTCAAATAAGGATCATTGAAAATCAATTTCACTCAGAACACAGGTCACAATAAAATGCAtttcatatataattatagcaaGCACTTTTTATAGCTCTGCTGTGAACGTGAAACGTATTTTTCATCATTAGTTCTTAtgtgttatattatttttttgatttgttgGAAATacaaatctaaaaaataatataacacaTAAGAATTAATGATGAAAAATACGAGAACAATGAAAATTGGGCCGGGCATAGAAGTCAATGTAAATAAATCTGAACGATATGTACTTTACTGTGCGTATGttgattagatttatttttatataaaattcctATGTAAAATTTGCATATTATACGTATAAAGTACCAAATTTGATTTATCGCTATATTTCGTCGTCATTGTTTGCAAAGAATTTTCTATCTCGACCGGTTATCTGTTAAAATTATCGATCGCAAGTTTTGCTTGCGTAAActtaaacatttcaatttaaatgaccttctaaattatttaaaagctTTTTATGTGTGAACGTGGATTTTAGACAGTGCAATTGTGTTTTCAGCtgaatttcataaaaattcaaagtatgATTGCGTTTTAGACGCTTTTTACCTTCAACAACGAATTATATTACCTTCTCTTTTGTTTCGTTTTCTAGTATTCCGCAAATAAAGTTGCACGAAAAATTGCCATTATTTTCACCACGATGAAAGACTTTCTCGTAGATATTTTTGATGAATTGCGTCGACGCGTATAATGCCAAGAACGGCGTCAATCCCAATAATCAATGTCATCAGACCCAGCTCAAAGATAGCGGAATGAATTTGACGCTGATTTTACGAAAAATGTTTAGATTACGAAAGGTTTCTTTGCCACGTAAGACATATCACCATTAGCAATTGACTGTTTGGTCTATATCTAGTATAAtagcaaacaaaaataactttGTGACACACATCAAAGGATTCCTGGGTAAATAAAAATCTCTTCACGGTTCGATTAAAGCTCGATTCTTTACATTAGTGATACTGTCTGCAAATAAATTGAGCAATCGACTCTATTTGTAAGCATGTTGAcgtattaaagaaaaattataatccTTTTATCATCAAACAAGCATGGAAATtaagacaaaaaaaatacttctaTTCGTATTACCCTGACCTGGCAATTCTTCAGATCAAGGTTCAATTCATTTCTCGATTGACCGATGCGAAAATAACAGGAGTTACTTGTAAGTTGAAAATTAATGCTTCGAAGAAGTTCTCCCCGATCCACTGAAATTCAATTACAGGGCTATTCATTGAACTTCAGAGTAGCAAGGCGGTATCCCGGTTGAATTACACTTACAGGCGCAAATGCGACAAGATGCTTGAAATAACTCGCGAAGCTTTCGAACTTGACCTAGCCCAATCTGACGCATGCAGCCCGACAGTCGGATTCTTGGCTCGCGCATTTACGTCGAACGAAAATAATCCCGATAAAAAGAAgttgaattaataaaaaaatcgagtaCTCACCATCAGATGCCGGATAGAAGAATGCATCGGCGCCGCGCTGGAAACTGATGCACGCCGGATCATCCGAGCGGCGATAGAGCGAGACGGAGAATATATTATAAgatattatggagaaagagCGCGGCACACTGTGCACAACAGAATGGCACACGCGTCCGCCGACAGTCCAGAGGGAAAGAGGGAGGGAAAGATGCGCTCTCTCGAGCACAGGAGAAAGAGCAGCCgcgcagtagcagcagccgccgATGTCGGAGAGTCGAGTGATACTGCCGTGCGGCGCCGCGCGATTAGCCGGTAGTATCGGCAGTGCCGGGGAATGATCCGTGTGTGTGCCGTGTCGCCTCGGAACGCCAGGCCGGCCGGGGACCTCCTTTTTCCCACCCGACactgagaaagagagaaagaggaagagagagagagagagagagagagagagagagagagaaagagagaaagagagagagagagagagagagcgagggagatGAGGAGCGTCGCGGACCGAGGGGGTGTGGTCCGTAAAAATggaagttttttaaaatagcgCCGCTTAGCCTCTTCGGGAAAAACAgggtacaaaaaaaaatttcgtcgAGGGTTAAAATAGGACGAAGGTCGccgcggaggaggaggaggacagAGAGACGCAGGGGGCGAAGGGGGAAGGGAAAGCTGCAAGAGATGGATAAATAataagagggagagaaagagagagagagagagagacagggagAGAAagcacgcgcgagcgcgcaagaAGAGAGAAGCTGCGGACACCCGGCGAGTAAGCGCAGCACCTTTCCGTCAGGCGTTTGCGGCTCTACTGAGCTGTGTTAGCTCGCCGCGAGGGAGATACATATAACTTACACACGCAGACACCGATCCCCGCGGTCTCGCCGATCCACTCcgacactcgcgcgcgcacccgCTCTTCCCTcgctctttcgctctctcgctctctttctccattTTCCATCGCATGATTTACAATACGCATACGTGTAACTCTAcgttagctctctctctctctctctctctctctctctctctctctctctctctctctttacgtATACGCAACTACCTCCTCGGCCTTCGGACTCTTCAGCTGCTACCGCTCGGTGAGCGTATGCGAAAATGCAAATGATGCATGCTCTTAGCGGGTGGCGTTTTTGTAGCACCGTACGGCGAATGTGCAATGAAAAGAGCCGCCGCGGAGATAAAAAGGGGTGGGAAAAAGCAAATTGCCAAAAGCCGATGAGCGGGTGATGTACGTACCTTCTTTGTATGAGATAAGACGGACTGTTGTTTGGATCGGTATAGAAAAACTACCCTAACGGTAAGAGCTACTTAAATCTCTCGAGCAGTGAAGAACTGCGCGTATTATACCtatattattgttaacaaTTATACATTCTGTACCGATTAACACGGGCTTTCCCAAACCGTCTCGGATACGACACTGCAGCTATGGTATGGCGAGTTGATTGTAGTCGCTCTCTACGTTCGACCCTTTCTCTCGCTAGAGTATctactaaaaaaataagacTCTCTAATGGTTCATTAAACTCGAGCAGAGAAACATTTCCCACCCGGTCACCCGAAACCTGCGGCCTAAACACAACCCTCTGAATTCCAGCGTCGTGTAATAGAATCGCGAGATGGCAGACCGCTCCCACACCAATTAAAAAGTTTCTGCGAACCAGGAGATCGCGATCTTATCTAGAAAAAAACGTGCGCAATTATGTAGATGAGAGTGGGGCGTAATTGGACAGGGGTAAAACAGAATACTTTGAGTATGTTCCAATAAAACCCTAGTAAAATTGCCCAAAAAATTGTTACATGTAGTCCTCCTTGTatcaattttgaaatatatgtTCACCCTTGCTATTTTTTAATCCCAAAAATTGAATCGAATCAAACTGCACACATGCAATTTTGCCTCGTAGTCGAGCTAAAATTGCAGATAACGATTTTTTAAGACGAAATAATATACATCAAGATATAAGCATAAGCATCGGCGCACACCTGAATCAGAAAGATATTCCAACAGCCAAATCCCAACGGCGAAACGTGAGCCGAACGCGAGCTCAGAACAGCaagggagagtgagagagataaTGCTCTGCATATCGGATGGTTACATCGCCGACTCTGTTTTCCGTCTATCGCGAGCAGTCATGCAAACAACGAAACACGCTCCGTAATCTGAATAACTGGACCGCAGGCGAGGAGTCTACTGacgtgcatgaaaaagtcAGAAAGCTATTTGGAAAATAGCCACCTGGGAGAGGTATACatgaaaatttgaaagatGATGCCGTTTGCTGCTTTTGTTTGTTTGCATCgatttaaagtttttatataatagTGGCCGGTAGGTCTTGAATAACGATCTGTCTTTCCATTCACATTCACGCGCGCAGCGGGGATCTTGGAAAATACTTTACcccattgaaaaaaaagcccacttttttttttttggaccTCTGGAACCGCACATTCAAGATCAGATGTATTTATAACCATGTGCTGGCTTATTATCATGTTGGGGCATTGTAGCTaagggtttttttttcttctaattttACAGTCACTGTATGGCACAAAAATGTATTCATTGTAAAAAAACGTATGCAAAGTACTCATGTATTAACAaaacatcttttttttttgtttcaggtaAGTACATACCTACACTGACATCATAAAGGTAAGTGCAAAATTTGTTCTCGCTGTATGGCCATTTATTTTCACCCAAGCGTTTCGACTTCCAAACCAATCGCGAACAATTTCAATTCAAAACTAACCAAAGTCTATGATTTTCGCTTTTCCGCGACTTTCTATATAGCCGCGCTACTTCGATCCCAAAATAATACACTATGGCATCGATATTGCACGCCAAGGCGTCATGCATATAATCGTAATAATTTCAAACCGTCATAAATTAGATTAGACACGAATGAATACTGTAATGCTTTTCGAGAAAGTTGCGGATAgattcgctcgctcgcaaatccgcaataagGTATACTATAATTATGAGGCGTTCGACgataaatctttttttttccaattttcgcGCAACGAGATATTTATACGTTCTGCTTCTCCGTGTGTAGTCATTCAAAAAAAGTAGAGAAGATAAAAAGGAGCAtattcagagagagagagagagagagagagagagagagagagagagagagagagaaaacgatcCACAAATGAAAGCACGAGATTGGTGAAAACCAGTTATAATCAGGAGAGGGCTTAGCTTATAGCTCTAGCCGTATAAGATTAACAGACGCGCGAGGATGGAACAAAAAGACATTAGCCGCGGCGCGGCAGCGGCATCCAATAAAGGGGCAGGCTATATATACGAGGCTATAGCCTCACGCGGTGGTAATGTGGTTTATACAGCAAGAACGAGATGCGCGAGCGAGTCTATCTTAGAAAACGAGTTTCCGATCGGAGACTAGAGCTAGGATTCACAAATTCAACCGGCGGTTACGTCAGCGTTTGTGCCACGTCGTAATGAGAAAGGGTGTTACTTTCAGAGAATTATGTCTGAGATCTTTCCGAGTCATTTATCAGCCGTCTGCGCGCGAGATAGAAGAAATTATGATTCTAGATGAATATGTGTAATTTATAACGCATTATAACATAAAAACGCGCTGACACTAAATCCACGATCGACTATATTGCGAAGTAGTGCAAATTATGAACGAACGAATATAAGTTTTCTGTGGCCACGTTGCAATTCGTGCGTTTTAGCAACGTTATGCTACtatcatttataatataattggaGCGAAAATAGATTGATTAGTTGAGCCATACAGGCGAGCAGTGGTTCAAACTGTGCTGCGCTATTTCTATTCTGTCCAATTTCCGATTAATCATCGGCATGaatcaaaatatttgtaaaaatcgttcattCGCTGCTCTAGGTTCGCGACTGAACCTAGAAAGCAGTCAGCACGAAGAAAACACACGAGTAATCGTCACACTCTCTTGTAAATAAAGAATCATGTTGTTTGCAGCATGACCGACATTTCACCGAAAATTCGCGTTACGCTCTATACTGATAGCGGAACGAATTCCCATGCGCGCATCATTCTATTTTACGTTTGCTCTACATCCAAAAACACGACCATACAAAAACACTGCAGGTATATACTAATTATGTAATGTACATAACTCATTTTTATGAGTataacttatttttataagaGTATACAGTCAGCGAAAGAGCCGCAAATTTGCGTCTCGCGGCGCACGATAAGTTCCACTCGATGGTCAAGATAGCCGATCGATGGAAAAAAGCTCTTCCTCTGCAACAGTACACTCTCTCGTTCTCGAGGATCGATCTCGAGTGCTGGTATACAGCGCAGTGGCAGCCAAGCGAAACGGCTCGCTGTACGTTATACAAGCGCTCGTCGCGTTTTTCCGCGTGCGACGATAGGATGTGCTGCGGTGTACGTTTTCACGCGGACAGTCAGCGATCGGAGAGCAGCGAATGGCTGCACGACGAGAGATCCGTCGCGCAAAAACGGCGACTTGCGACTGCTTTTTCCCGTGACCGCGCGCTTGCGCCTCATGCCGCAGACACATCCGTCTTTTACTGTTACAGTTTCCATTTTACGCGTTGGAATAATCTGATCGCTTCATCCTCGCGCTGCAGGATGAGACTAtgcttatttttcaaattttgcaGAATGACGAGTGATACGatgttaatttaaaattcaaattatttacagCCGGATTATGGAACTATAATGCTCATGTGCGTACGCTTTTCGATTTAATTTTCGCAAAATCCTCAGCGACAGGTTACACAGCCCATTTTTATAGGATAATTATACAAATATGACCTTAACAATGACACCCCATTCATCTAACTGATCTTGCCCAAACACGAGAGCTATGAGGTGTTTGGGGAATCCCGCGCTCGTACATAAGTATTACGTGTGTTCGCAGTGAGTAGCGATTTTGATtctcgcgcgtgtatgtaCGTGTACCTGGGAGGGCACGTGCGCGAGTGATGTGACCAAAAACGGTGCAGCCAGCAGTGGGcacagcatcagcagcagcatcagcataAGGAGTCGAGACATGCGAAGCGGTCAACCACCCGACAACACCAGGAAGAGCTGATATTcacctcctctctctctctctctctctctctctctctctctctctctctctctctcactcactctatCCCGGCGTATAGAGTCACGCGGACATAcgtttcttttaaaattccaACGCGACGGGATTTTCTTCCCGGACACCTCTTCTTGTTTGGTCTCTATGTAGCCGCGCCTCGTCGTCgtttcttcctctctttcttcctttctctcgATCGGCCGCGACTTATCCGTTTCCACCCACCGTTTCGGTGGTCTCGGCTGTGTCTGTATACTCGAACCGGCATCCCGGCTATATAGGATCGTGCGcttataaaattcaaattaaggATGTAGTATGTTATCCTATCGAGCTGACGCGTCGTCGTGTCGAGCGGGGCTAAAAACGCGAGACAGCGAACAAGGTGTGCGTTCGGGAGGATGGTCtgactttaaatattttcaaagatAATTCTTTCTTGTCCGATTATGCAATAGGATATGATACTGCCTTTTTTAGAAACTCACTCCGATTACGTAGTCACTGAccttagaatatttttgtatCATCTTACAGAGCGTCGatgcttcttttttattgtttcGATCATTCTGAGCGGACatcgctttcttttttttttctatgcaCGCGTTGCATGTATCATTAAAATTTGGAGAATCTAACTTAAAACTTTTTACCGCAATGGTTctcgaaaaataattacaggcGTTTGGCAAAATTATAAACGCAGTAACTCACCGCATTCAAAAGTCGCCGAGCTTGGCAGAGAAGAGAAACGGAGAAAGTTCGCGTATCAAGTCGATATTAGGATCGAGGCTGCGACCTAGACCCTCGATCACCGCCATGCCGAGGATGACGCTGCTAAATGAACCGTCCTGCTTGACCTGATAGCGCACCATCGCCGAGAACAGTTCCGACATTACGTGACCCACGTTTATCTGCGCGTTgatatacataataataagaaaCTCAAATCTACAGTCATTATACTACAATCTAATCGTTGCAGATAAGATTTTGTAGTCTCtgttaattttatatataagaaaGTTTCGCGTGTATGgctataaaattaaattcaaaggCCAGTCTGAAATGCGATTGTTGGAAAGATTGATGATAAAAAGCAAAACTAGACACTCGCGAGTCTGATCGTACATTTTCTAGCTTAACTCCTCTGCGCAGATGGTTCTTGACAATCTTATCCATGGTTTCCATGAATCCCACCGGATCAGGAGACTTGTGAGCGCTGTGATTCATCATCAGATCGGCGGCCCTCTTACCCTTTGAAAGAGAAACAACGATTCAattgaaattcgaaaaatgtatattataagGTGAAGGTGCCATCGTACGTCTCCGGCGACTACGAATCGAAAGACTTCGCGAAAATTCCTGCGGCACGATTCGCTTAGCTCGGTCACCAGACCGCAATCGAGAATCACAATGCGGAGACTCGTGCTAATAGACGATTCGAGCGGTTCACCGTCGGGCCTCTCCTGAACCAAGATGTTACCCGGATGGAGATCGCAATGAACAAAGTTGTCTTCAAATATCTGGGTAACAGTTTTTTGCTTTAATTACAATCGTCAATAATAATCTAGCGAATAAACGATGTAAAATGAACTCTAAACCATTTTAAATACTGCCTTCAGTCCTATCTTAGCGAGTTGTTGGCGCAGCACGCAgtctttttcgtgcacgtattCGTCGATCGGACGACCCTCGTGAAAGCTTTCCACCAATATTTGATTGCAAGATAGATTGCGAAATGGTTGCGGAAATTGTACGTCGGGTCTCGTCGCGAAGTGTTGCGAAAATTTCACTAGGTTGTCAGCTTCGATTTCCAAGTTAACCTATTGTAAAATTGGAATATTCCAGGATAAAATGAAAGGGTTTCAAAATTTCTTAAGCTAGAGTGGCAACAggttttgtttgaaaatattttattgttctttttttttcaaataacttTACTAACTTGATTTTCCATGATCTGAGAAAACTCATCTATACAATCAGTGACGTTGAGCCATTCGAGACTTGGCACGAAGCAAGTTACACACTTGGAAAGTAATCGTAAAATAAACAGATCGCGCCTGTACAATTATACGTACATAATTAGTCATTAAGTAAAATCTAATTTCGCACTAagacattttgttatacttcaTACTTCAGTCGATCCTTGACGCAAGgatgcaaaatttttatagCGACTGGTCTCACATCGCCCGGAGATACTGATACGATTGTTTTTTCTATACCTACTCGCAAGATTCTGCctgcataaattattttacgtattttaatttatttatttatcttgaAAGACTAAACGAAGCAACATTTTTGCTTTGGAATATCTTACCTAGGTTATCGGCAATGTGTCCGAAGTGAAAATGTTCAGCAACTGATAAATGCaatgaaaatatgaaaattcgTAATTATAGGCAGCAAAGTCAATTTGTACTAGTTATGCAATGGTTTGAAAATAACGACGATAATCAGATTACGATCTGTCTTCGATTTGCAATCGCgcattttatattcatgcaAAATAATCAGTTtcaatcaaaatcaaatgACTTCTGTATTCGTAGGCTATAAATCATTatgaatgaaatttttataaattcaagatTTATTGTACAATTACCAATTGTTGACTTAATGAAAGGATTGCAAATGGCAAATAATTAAGTAATTCGCAAAAATTAAACCTAAAAATAGTAAatgtaatttttctttctttgccTACATCCCATTCACGTATCAATTTTCGCGTCTTATTTTTCAAGCCCTTCAACAATaactataattattattgtacataCTTATCGCCCTACAGTCACAACATAAAATTAACACTCCCTTACCTCTGCCAAAGAATTCCTAAAACTCgcaatgatcaaattgaaaaCAAGACATGGAATGTAAGGTGAAAATCTTGCTTACCCTCTACAAAAGCGGAAGTTTGCGATCTTTGTTTCACGTAATCGTAACTATTGCAATAGTTCACATCCAGGAGTGCCCGATGTACTTGGGCACAACAGCCTGAACCTATGGGGACGCGGTCTATCTTGACAAAGAGTCGATGCCATTCGGGACCGTAGGTCGTCTCAAGCACGTGGTTCGTGTAGAACCACGAGTGTGCCGATGTGTTACGTTGAAGCCGCGATAAACATGAGCAAAACTCTTCAGGGTACAAGTCGCGTCGCGTAGACATCCATTGTCCTAGCTTCGTGAAGGTGGGGCCAAGGAATTCTAAGGCTACGAGGGTAAAAAATGACACCGGTGCATTTAGTTGTGTTTGGTAAAATTTAGTATTTTCTAGTTTTGATACGCACCTTTCAGATAAACGATGGGAAGCGTCTTGAGACCGAAGAATTTATTGAGCCAATAAAATGTTAGCAATGCGAAAACGACGACTGTTATCACAATAACACGCAACGTAAGTAATACGATTTcccataaaatatttaaaatacttgtattttttttcttatcgaTTGATAATGCTGCTTCATTCTTCGTGATGACTTCTCTTAGTGATAGGATTCTGGTTTTGCATAATGCTTGTTTCGCTATTTCAATGCAGCCACTGTTCTTCAAAGTCGCGCGATAACCTCTGTTTAAGTAATGTAAGTTTGATACCCTCCGAAAAGCTCTCTGAGCAAAAAatttcgataaaaataaaattttaagtttggCGAACATCAATTAAACCTACACTGATTGTTGATGTAATTGACGATTATACAAATATCACTGTTTTGGTTCGGTCAAGGTTTAACCCCAAATTCCAAATTAATAACGATAACGTTGAATATAAAAGAGTGAAAGTGGGCGATTCTTATAAGAACAGAGGAATAAAGCTACAGTCTTTTcttctataaataaatttgtaatgtGATGATGAATGACGCATGTGGATATAATTTACACAGAGATTGAACGCACACGCCACTGCATCCGTCAACGAGTTAATTAGATAATATTATTGtatggttctttttttttaattacttaGAGAGACCTATCAAAAACGCTGATGGAAGTTCGATGGTTGTGTTGGCTGAGCAGTCGAGTAAACCAT
The sequence above is drawn from the Nasonia vitripennis strain AsymCx chromosome 4, Nvit_psr_1.1, whole genome shotgun sequence genome and encodes:
- the LOC100115208 gene encoding uncharacterized aarF domain-containing protein kinase 2-like, producing MFAKLKILFLSKFFAQRAFRRVSNLHYLNRGYRATLKNSGCIEIAKQALCKTRILSLREVITKNEAALSIDKKKNTSILNILWEIVLLTLRVIVITVVVFALLTFYWLNKFFGLKTLPIVYLKALEFLGPTFTKLGQWMSTRRDLYPEEFCSCLSRLQRNTSAHSWFYTNHVLETTYGPEWHRLFVKIDRVPIGSGCCAQVHRALLDVNYCNSYDYVKQRSQTSAFVEVAEHFHFGHIADNLGRILRVGIEKTIVSVSPGDVRPVAIKILHPCVKDRLKRDLFILRLLSKCVTCFVPSLEWLNVTDCIDEFSQIMENQVNLEIEADNLVKFSQHFATRPDVQFPQPFRNLSCNQILVESFHEGRPIDEYVHEKDCVLRQQLAKIGLKAVFKMIFEDNFVHCDLHPGNILVQERPDGEPLESSISTSLRIVILDCGLVTELSESCRRNFREVFRFVVAGDGKRAADLMMNHSAHKSPDPVGFMETMDKIVKNHLRRGVKLENINVGHVMSELFSAMVRYQVKQDGSFSSVILGMAVIEGLGRSLDPNIDLIRELSPFLFSAKLGDF